From Fibrobacter succinogenes, the proteins below share one genomic window:
- a CDS encoding Mov34/MPN/PAD-1 family protein has product MEPKFSKIVSTQMESAAKKAYPCECCGILVGKKSEKGEIEVTEIREASNQIQGGQEATHFRIDPLNLYYIERELESSNLEIVGFYHSHPDCKAILSDEDRKYMVPGLVYTIMSVTAHGVVDVKSYTRDRV; this is encoded by the coding sequence GGAACCCAAATTTAGTAAAATAGTTTCAACACAAATGGAATCCGCAGCAAAAAAAGCGTACCCGTGCGAATGCTGCGGCATTTTGGTTGGAAAAAAGTCCGAAAAAGGCGAAATCGAAGTGACCGAAATCCGCGAAGCTTCTAACCAGATTCAAGGCGGACAAGAAGCTACCCATTTCCGCATCGACCCACTAAATCTTTACTACATCGAACGCGAACTCGAAAGCAGCAATCTTGAAATCGTTGGTTTTTACCACTCTCACCCGGATTGCAAAGCCATCCTTTCGGATGAAGACCGCAAATATATGGTGCCGGGACTCGTTTACACCATCATGTCCGTAACCGCCCATGGCGTGGTGGATGTGAAAAGCTATACGCGAGATAGAGTCTAG